One Bacillus sp. E(2018) genomic window, TCACATAATGGAGCCAATAACGGTAATCGCTATTCTTGGAACGATCATCTTTGTTCTGCTTCTAGTAGGCGCTCCAATGCGGCCGATACGCTGGATCGGATTCGGCATTACACGCTTTTGTATTGGTGCACTGTTACTGTTCTTATTAAATGCCATCGGGAACTCATATGATATTCATATTCCGATCAATGCGTTTACCGCGCTGATTTCAGGGATCGCTGGACTACCAGGGATAGCTTCCCTAGTAGCCATTGAATTCTTTATCTTGAACTAGGGGATTCATATGTATTCTTAAACCAAGGTTTAGAGAGCGATAATAAGCTTTCTAAACCTTTTTTCATTTATTTAAAGTAATTTTAAAATAACTATTGACCTTAAATCACAATACGTGATATATTAGTTCTTGTCGCTGCAACACATGAAACATTGTTGCAGGCGGGAAACAAATTTTAAAAAAACGGTTGACTTCTTATTATAAAGATGTTATCCTAATAAAG contains:
- a CDS encoding pro-sigmaK processing inhibitor BofA family protein, translated to MEPITVIAILGTIIFVLLLVGAPMRPIRWIGFGITRFCIGALLLFLLNAIGNSYDIHIPINAFTALISGIAGLPGIASLVAIEFFILN